The following proteins are encoded in a genomic region of Anomaloglossus baeobatrachus isolate aAnoBae1 chromosome 6, aAnoBae1.hap1, whole genome shotgun sequence:
- the LOC142243762 gene encoding uncharacterized protein LOC142243762 yields MTLSFMEIFCVVHFHMTSGYVKSCVIRVMDYPNRVDLVKRRWRSARDQYRREYNPMPSSSSQGRKRRYVYYEQISFLAPILEVTQTEDNLDESDDEPTAGPSATATSASEQEPAREDIEIPETQQDAATESHEGGTESAQTNTQGSSTQQTNTPATQATQTNVLPRFAPQPLRARRIRRPEEMRSLPEIIDTRIIHIMNTLIPETDAERFCRSLSTSLTKIPSDRQERVRAAMLTLLSASQAEQEPVRVYEAIENWRTIMQQHTVPNTTDNQNTISTQTTMATVIVNNPLLQQSGQPSMASSTLFPTPIRQGYVATNTGALSTVQSATSQQPLNYMNLQPTQTTSYFTQPTNIGGLPNLFPGSTYPQSFMMPHYPISTMLPTPHLQTSVNYPQGQQHTHTQYPITHVDPQVYSTTGNVLGQTSMQQTVPHTTVASNRNVVQQTTVSIPENTISEATQNNILSNTQVTSLEDLVDL; encoded by the exons ttgacttggtaaaaaggcgttggcgttcagcccgtgatcagtaccgaagggagtacaaccctatgccatcctcatccagccaaggccgcaaacgcagatatgtctactatgaacaaataagcttcctagcacccatcttagaagttacaca aacggaggataatcttgacgaatctgatgatgaaccaacagcaggtccctctgctacagccacctcagcatcagaacaagaacctgccagagaagacattgaaattcctgagactcaacaagatgcagcaactgaatcacatgagggtgggacagagagtgcacaaaccaacacccaaggctcatcaacgcaacaaacaaacacaccagctacacaagcaacacaaacaaatgtacttccacgttttgcaccacaacctctacgtgcaagaagaatccgcagacctgaggaaatgagatccttaccggaaataattgacacacgcattattcacataatgaacactttaattccagaaacagatgccgagcgtttttgtcgctctttatcaactagcttaaccaaaattccttcagatagacaggaacgtgtaagagctgctatgctgaccctactgtcagctagtcaggcagaacaggaaccagtgagagtgtatgaggccatagaaaattggcgtaccattatgcaacaacatacagtcccaaacacaacagacaatcaaaacacaatttcaacacaaacaacaatggcaactgtaatagtcaataatccactattacaacaatctggacaaccttcaatggcttcaagtacgttattcccaacaccaattagacaagggtatgttgcaaccaatactggtgccttaagcacagtacaaagtgctacctctcagcaacccttgaactatatgaatttacaaccaactcaaactactagttactttactcaacccacaaatattggtggtttacctaatttgtttccaggttcaacatacccacaatcattcatgatgcctcattatccaatctcaactatgttacctacaccacacttacaaacctctgtcaactatcctcaaggtcaacaacatacacacacacaatacccaattacccatgtagatccacaggtctactcaaccacaggcaatgtgttgggacaaaccagcatgcaacagactgttccacacactactgtagctagtaataggaatgttgttcagcaaacaactgtttccattcctgaaaataccatttctgaggccacacaaaacaacatactcagcaacactcaggttacttcactagaagatcttgttgacttgtga